From Glycine soja cultivar W05 chromosome 4, ASM419377v2, whole genome shotgun sequence, the proteins below share one genomic window:
- the LOC114410787 gene encoding uncharacterized protein LOC114410787, producing MHPEFPDEDIMALFEEEVEDEDKDKWIMWFDAEYEACALGIRVAINFRVKLLKVYGDLALVIHQLKGEWETKDHKLVPYQAYIRKLMELFDDISFHHIPREENQMVDALATLASMFKVSPHEDLLNIKFRCRVKPAHCCLIEEEGDGKPWYFDIKRYIEDKEYPPDAFDNDKRMLRRLAAGFFLSGDILYKRNHDMVLLQFVDAKEAKQMLVEVHEGSFGHMPMDMSWPKIF from the exons ATGCATCCAGAATTTCCTGATGAGGATATTATGGCTTTGTTTGAAGAGGAGGTTGAAGATGAGgacaaagataagtggattaTGTGGTTTGATG CGGAGTACGAGGCATGTGCCCTTGGGATCCGAGTAGCGATCAACTTTAGGGTCAAGTTACTCAAGGTATATGGGGACTTGGCATTGGTAATTCATCAGTTGAAAGGTGAATGGGAGACCAAAGACCACAAATTGGTGCCTTACCAGGCTTACATCAGGAAATTGATGGAACTCTTTGATGACATATCATTTCATCACATTCCTAGAGAGGAAAATCAGATGGTTGACGCCCTTGCCACTCTAGCATCCATGTTCAAAGTGAGCCCACACGAAGATTTGTTGAACATCAAATTCAGATGTCGTGTCAAGCCTGCACACTGTTGTTTGATAGAAGAAGAGGGggatggtaagccttggtacTTCGATATCAAACGATACATTGAAGACAAGGAATACCCGCCTGATGCCTTTGACAATGACAAGAGGATGTTacgaaggttggcagccggtttcttcctCAGTGGGGATATCTTGTacaaaagaaaccatgacatggtgtTACTTCAATTTGTGGATGCAAAAGAGGCCAAACAAATGCTAGTGGAGGTGCATGAGGGATCCTttggacacatgccaatggacaTGTCATGGCCCAAAATATTCTGA